The following are encoded in a window of Staphylococcus piscifermentans genomic DNA:
- a CDS encoding asparaginase, whose amino-acid sequence MKKILVIHTGGTISMSEDESNKVIENEQNPISKHQDVISRYADVTEINPINLPSPHVGISDVAKLRDIIEKASQDGTYDGFVITHGTDTLEETAYLLDLITKTNQPIVITGAMRSSNEIGSDGLYNFISALRVAAADEAIDKGVMVVFNDEIHTARNVTKTHTSNTNTFQSPNHGPLGVLTKTSVQFHHRPYHHTILHEVDSDLYVPIVKAYMDMRSDVLKFYSEQNVDGIVIEALGQGNLPPSALDGLMACLEKGIPVILVSRSFNGIVGPIYGYNGGGYDLEQRGVIFSNGLNGQKARLKLLVAISNHLDEQQLKSYFDAQV is encoded by the coding sequence ATGAAAAAAATCTTAGTCATCCATACTGGCGGAACCATCAGTATGTCTGAAGATGAAAGTAATAAAGTAATAGAAAATGAACAAAATCCAATCTCAAAACATCAAGATGTTATAAGCCGATATGCTGATGTTACTGAGATCAATCCGATAAATTTACCTTCGCCGCATGTTGGAATTTCAGATGTTGCAAAACTGCGTGATATTATTGAAAAAGCAAGTCAAGACGGTACTTATGATGGGTTTGTTATTACCCATGGTACAGATACTTTAGAGGAAACAGCTTATTTATTAGATTTGATAACAAAAACAAACCAACCTATTGTCATTACAGGGGCAATGCGCTCTTCTAATGAAATTGGTTCTGATGGTTTATATAATTTTATTTCCGCATTACGTGTTGCTGCAGCAGATGAAGCAATCGATAAAGGTGTAATGGTTGTTTTTAATGATGAAATACATACAGCTAGAAACGTAACCAAAACTCACACTTCAAATACAAATACTTTTCAAAGTCCTAATCATGGACCATTAGGTGTTTTAACTAAAACAAGTGTTCAATTCCACCATCGTCCCTATCATCATACAATTTTACATGAGGTCGACTCAGATTTATATGTGCCGATTGTAAAGGCTTATATGGATATGCGGAGCGATGTATTGAAATTTTATAGTGAGCAGAATGTGGATGGAATTGTAATTGAAGCTTTAGGACAAGGTAATTTACCCCCAAGCGCGTTAGATGGTTTAATGGCTTGTTTGGAAAAAGGAATACCGGTAATTCTAGTTTCACGTTCATTTAACGGGATTGTAGGACCGATATACGGATATAATGGCGGAGGATATGATTTAGAACAACGCGGGGTTATTTTTTCAAATGGCTTGAATGGGCAAAAAGCACGTTTGAAGTTATTAGTGGCTATTAGCAATCATCTTGATGAGCAGCAATTAAAATCTTATTTTGATGCACAGGTATAA
- the cmk gene encoding (d)CMP kinase produces MKLINIAIDGPAAAGKSTIARKVAESHSMIYVDTGAMYRAITYKYLQEGKPEDFQSLIENISLKLIYDEDKGQRVLLNGEDITDYLRSNEVTQNVSYVASKAPVRTFAVKVQQQLAAEKGIVMDGRDIGTVVLPDADLKIYMIASVEERAERRQKENEENGIPSSLNQLKKEIEERDQYDMNREISPLRKADDAVTVNTTGKSIEEVSQIISDLIEKVDA; encoded by the coding sequence ATGAAGTTAATAAATATTGCAATTGATGGTCCGGCGGCCGCTGGGAAAAGTACAATTGCACGCAAAGTAGCAGAAAGTCATTCAATGATTTACGTTGATACGGGAGCAATGTATCGTGCTATTACCTATAAATATTTACAAGAAGGCAAGCCCGAGGACTTTCAATCTTTAATCGAAAATATTTCTCTCAAATTAATTTATGACGAGGATAAAGGTCAACGCGTTCTATTAAATGGAGAAGATATCACTGATTACCTTCGTTCAAACGAGGTAACGCAAAATGTTTCTTATGTGGCCTCTAAAGCTCCTGTCAGAACTTTTGCAGTAAAAGTACAGCAGCAATTAGCAGCTGAAAAAGGCATCGTAATGGATGGAAGAGATATCGGGACTGTAGTCTTACCCGATGCAGATCTTAAAATATATATGATTGCTTCTGTTGAAGAACGCGCTGAAAGACGACAAAAGGAAAATGAAGAAAATGGGATTCCTTCCTCACTTAATCAATTGAAGAAAGAAATTGAAGAACGTGATCAATATGATATGAACAGAGAAATTTCTCCGTTAAGAAAAGCTGATGATGCAGTAACAGTCAATACTACTGGCAAATCGATTGAAGAAGTTTCTCAAATTATTTCTGATTTGATTGAAAAAGTGGACGCCTGA